One stretch of Dehalococcoidales bacterium DNA includes these proteins:
- the holA gene encoding DNA polymerase III subunit delta, translating into MDVNHEKEEDLLYILSGQDDFSLNESLEGIKRGIGSEALLTANTTVIDGQQITAEQLRNVIDTAPFLADKRLVIIKGLLERFVPKGKPGRQKKATPSVKQQDEQGSLLGLLSSIPASTILALVDVIDDKTRNKSPLFKELSAGAEVRTFPLLKGTGLRQWIREQAGKEGAEISPPAVELLARLIGSNLWIMQNEIRKLALFTSGRCIEEDDVSRVASHAQEASVFAMVDAVIEFKTGLAEGLLEQLLENGAAPTHLLFMISRQFRMIARVKELKKQGGADREIQTKLGIASDFAFRKTVEQSNRYPLGRIKEVYHRLLATDLAIKTGKYHDELALNILVAELCQQPQR; encoded by the coding sequence ATGGATGTTAACCACGAAAAGGAAGAAGACTTGCTGTATATACTATCCGGTCAGGATGATTTCTCCCTGAACGAGTCGCTGGAGGGAATAAAGAGAGGCATCGGCAGCGAGGCGCTACTAACGGCTAATACCACAGTAATTGATGGTCAGCAGATAACTGCAGAGCAGCTAAGGAACGTTATAGATACGGCTCCATTTCTAGCAGACAAGAGGCTAGTCATCATCAAAGGACTGCTGGAACGCTTTGTCCCCAAGGGTAAACCGGGACGGCAGAAAAAGGCCACGCCATCGGTCAAGCAGCAAGATGAACAGGGATCACTGCTGGGTCTGCTCAGTAGCATACCCGCCAGCACGATACTGGCACTGGTAGACGTAATAGATGATAAAACGCGAAACAAAAGTCCGCTCTTTAAGGAACTCTCGGCCGGGGCAGAGGTAAGAACCTTTCCCCTGCTCAAGGGCACCGGGCTCAGGCAATGGATCAGGGAGCAGGCGGGTAAGGAAGGCGCCGAGATATCTCCTCCGGCGGTAGAGTTGCTGGCCAGGCTAATAGGCAGTAACCTCTGGATTATGCAAAATGAGATCAGAAAGCTTGCCCTGTTTACCTCAGGCCGCTGCATTGAAGAAGATGATGTCAGCAGGGTGGCAAGCCATGCCCAGGAAGCTAGTGTTTTTGCTATGGTCGATGCCGTCATTGAATTTAAGACCGGACTGGCCGAAGGACTACTTGAGCAGTTACTGGAAAACGGGGCGGCACCGACCCATCTTCTTTTTATGATATCACGACAGTTCCGCATGATAGCCCGGGTAAAAGAGCTCAAAAAACAGGGCGGAGCGGATAGAGAAATCCAGACTAAGCTGGGAATCGCCTCAGATTTTGCCTTTCGTAAGACAGTAGAGCAGTCAAACCGCTACCCTCTGGGGCGCATTAAAGAAGTATACCACAGGCTTTTAGCAACCGACCTCGCCATTAAGACCGGAAAATATCACGACGAACTGGCCCTCAATATCCTGGTTGCCGAGCTATGCCAACAGCCTCAGCGATAG
- the yedE gene encoding YedE family putative selenium transporter: MSSSVKGFMIRWGAIITGIVVGILAPVLVKLGNPGNMGMCVVCFTRDTAGALAMHRAAVVQYIRPEIVGLVLGALIAALAFREFKPRTGSSPFVRFILGVFASFGGLVFLGCPWRAYLRLGGGDLNAIFGILGLVVGIVIGIVFLRSGFSLGRNRPAPKAMGWVMPVVMIAMLVLLLAAPQFGRDADGNAIGPIFFSTSGPGSQHAPIFIALGIGLLIGFLAQRSRFCTVGAFRDAILMRDNYLLKGVIALIVAAVITNLALGQFNPGFADQPIAHTNSLWNFGGMVLAGLAFTLAGGCPGRQFFLTGEGDGDAAVFVTGMLTGAGFAHNFGIASSASGPGLYGPAIVIIGIAVCVIIGLTMRDTKLLGGA; the protein is encoded by the coding sequence ATGTCTTCTAGTGTAAAAGGTTTCATGATCCGGTGGGGAGCCATTATCACCGGTATTGTCGTCGGTATCCTGGCACCGGTGCTTGTTAAACTCGGCAATCCCGGCAATATGGGTATGTGTGTCGTTTGCTTCACCCGTGATACCGCCGGGGCGCTGGCGATGCACCGTGCCGCGGTGGTGCAGTACATCCGACCGGAGATCGTCGGGCTTGTTCTCGGGGCACTGATTGCCGCCCTTGCCTTTCGCGAGTTTAAACCCCGTACCGGATCATCGCCTTTTGTCCGTTTTATCCTGGGTGTCTTCGCTTCCTTTGGCGGTCTGGTATTTCTGGGATGTCCGTGGCGAGCTTATCTGCGGCTGGGTGGCGGTGATTTGAATGCCATATTCGGCATCCTGGGTCTCGTGGTCGGTATAGTTATCGGAATTGTTTTTCTAAGGTCAGGCTTCAGCCTGGGTCGCAACCGGCCGGCGCCCAAGGCCATGGGCTGGGTGATGCCTGTTGTCATGATTGCCATGCTTGTTCTGCTACTGGCAGCCCCTCAGTTCGGGCGGGATGCCGATGGTAATGCCATCGGGCCTATCTTTTTCTCAACGAGCGGGCCGGGGAGCCAGCACGCTCCTATATTTATTGCCCTCGGTATCGGGCTACTGATTGGTTTCCTGGCGCAACGCAGCCGTTTCTGCACCGTGGGTGCCTTTCGTGATGCGATACTGATGCGTGACAACTACCTGCTCAAGGGTGTAATTGCTTTGATTGTGGCCGCTGTGATCACTAACCTGGCACTCGGCCAGTTCAACCCCGGATTTGCCGATCAGCCGATAGCTCACACAAACTCGCTGTGGAACTTCGGAGGCATGGTGCTCGCCGGTCTTGCTTTCACACTGGCCGGTGGTTGTCCCGGGAGGCAGTTCTTTTTGACCGGAGAAGGCGACGGCGACGCTGCGGTCTTTGTTACCGGAATGCTCACCGGTGCCGGCTTCGCCCATAACTTCGGCATAGCCAGCTCGGCAAGCGGACCGGGTCTTTATGGCCCTGCGATTGTCATCATTGGCATAGCGGTCTGTGTTATTATCGGGCTGACAATGCGAGATACAAAGTTGTTAGGAGGCGCCTAA
- a CDS encoding NrpR regulatory domain-containing protein codes for MIGRNDLEVERKSVSILKIINESSQPVGARLIARQLKRHGVELGERAVRYHLKLMDERGLTSLIGRDGRLITDSGIEELKSALVRDKVGLSISRIEMLSFRTDFDLDKHTGRIPVNISFFPRDKFNKALKEMCTAFSAGLCVSKLVAIADEGESLGELTVPEGKTALATVCSLVINGTLLKAGVPIDSRFGGILQTRNHQPIRFVELIHYAGSSVDPSEVFISAKMTSVGQATKDGCGKILANFREIPAICRPVAEEVIARLKKAGLNGVLVIGETSEAVCEVQIELNRIGIVLLGGLNPVAAVTEAGIECESRAMSTVLDYQNLIKFEELI; via the coding sequence ATGATCGGCCGTAATGACCTTGAGGTCGAAAGAAAGTCTGTATCTATACTTAAGATTATCAATGAGTCATCCCAGCCGGTGGGGGCGAGATTGATTGCCCGTCAGTTGAAGAGACACGGGGTAGAGCTGGGGGAACGAGCGGTAAGGTATCATCTCAAGCTAATGGATGAGCGTGGGCTAACCAGTCTCATCGGAAGAGACGGCAGGCTGATTACCGATTCAGGAATCGAAGAGCTAAAGAGCGCCCTGGTCAGGGATAAGGTAGGACTCTCTATCTCCAGAATTGAGATGCTTTCTTTCCGCACCGATTTTGACCTGGATAAGCACACCGGTCGAATTCCGGTAAATATCTCTTTCTTTCCCAGGGATAAATTCAACAAGGCTCTTAAAGAGATGTGTACTGCTTTCTCGGCAGGTCTCTGCGTAAGCAAGCTGGTAGCGATAGCCGATGAGGGAGAGTCGCTCGGCGAGCTAACCGTCCCCGAGGGAAAGACCGCTCTGGCGACAGTATGCAGTCTGGTGATAAACGGCACCTTGCTTAAGGCCGGCGTCCCCATCGATTCGAGGTTCGGCGGCATACTCCAGACCCGTAACCATCAGCCGATTCGTTTCGTGGAACTTATTCACTATGCCGGTTCATCAGTAGACCCCTCCGAGGTATTCATCAGTGCCAAAATGACCTCGGTGGGTCAGGCAACCAAAGATGGCTGCGGCAAAATACTGGCCAACTTTCGCGAGATACCAGCTATCTGCCGGCCCGTTGCCGAGGAGGTGATCGCCAGACTCAAGAAGGCCGGCCTTAACGGAGTGCTGGTAATTGGAGAGACCAGCGAAGCAGTCTGCGAAGTCCAGATAGAGCTCAACCGCATCGGTATAGTCCTGCTCGGCGGCCTCAATCCGGTAGCCGCAGTTACCGAAGCCGGTATTGAGTGTGAGAGCCGAGCAATGAGCACCGTTCTAGACTACCAAAACCTAATCAAATTTGAGGAGCTAATATGA
- the hisF gene encoding imidazole glycerol phosphate synthase subunit HisF yields MKEIKIIPCLDIKEGRVVKGVKFVNLRDARDPVEAATTYCKQGADELVFLDIFATVENRKTRLEWVKGVRKVTTIPFAVGGGIASIADMKALIDLGVDKVSINTAAVRRPQLITEAAAEFGRDRLVVAIDGRKNPTESGRPRLEVVIKSGDEPTGIDIVDWAKRVEELGAAEILLTSKDADGTKAGYDLEMTRAVAEAVAIPVTASGGAGTLEHLYQAVVTGKASAVLAASIFHFGEISIPQAKKYLKERGIAIKK; encoded by the coding sequence ATGAAAGAGATAAAAATCATACCCTGCCTGGATATTAAAGAAGGTAGAGTGGTTAAGGGAGTGAAGTTCGTTAACCTGAGAGATGCCCGCGACCCGGTAGAAGCCGCTACCACCTACTGTAAGCAAGGTGCCGACGAGCTTGTTTTCCTTGATATCTTCGCTACCGTAGAAAACAGAAAGACCAGACTGGAGTGGGTGAAAGGAGTCCGGAAAGTTACCACCATTCCATTCGCTGTCGGCGGCGGCATCGCCAGCATCGCGGATATGAAGGCACTAATTGACCTCGGCGTGGACAAGGTTTCTATCAACACCGCTGCCGTGAGAAGGCCCCAATTGATAACTGAAGCTGCGGCTGAATTCGGCAGGGATAGGCTTGTCGTCGCTATCGACGGTAGAAAGAACCCGACGGAAAGCGGCCGCCCCCGTCTCGAAGTGGTGATCAAAAGCGGCGATGAGCCTACCGGTATTGATATCGTCGACTGGGCAAAGCGGGTAGAGGAACTCGGAGCGGCAGAAATTCTGCTCACCAGTAAGGATGCCGACGGTACCAAGGCAGGCTATGACCTGGAAATGACCAGAGCCGTCGCCGAGGCTGTTGCCATCCCGGTTACCGCCTCCGGTGGTGCCGGAACCTTGGAGCATCTCTACCAGGCAGTAGTAACCGGTAAAGCATCGGCAGTGCTGGCTGCCTCAATCTTTCACTTCGGCGAAATCTCCATCCCCCAGGCCAAAAAGTACCTGAAGGAAAGGGGGATAGCGATTAAGAAATAA
- a CDS encoding sulfurtransferase TusA family protein yields the protein MSELRSIDARGLSCPQPAMLVRLAIQKTGKGTVAVLVDSDTARENVSRLGKNSGWAVTVQEQPDSSYRIVLTK from the coding sequence ATGAGTGAGTTAAGAAGTATTGATGCACGGGGGCTGTCCTGCCCTCAGCCGGCCATGCTGGTCCGCCTGGCAATACAAAAAACGGGTAAGGGGACGGTCGCAGTACTGGTGGATTCCGACACCGCGCGTGAGAACGTTTCCCGTTTGGGTAAAAATTCCGGCTGGGCGGTGACCGTTCAAGAGCAGCCTGATAGTAGTTACCGGATTGTGCTTACGAAATGA
- a CDS encoding F420-nonreducing hydrogenase, producing MAKPRVAFYWCASCGGCEEAVVDLNEDILQLADTVDIVFWPVALDFKKKDIEVMKDGGITVSFINGAVRLKEQEEMVRLLRQKSDLVVAFGACAHLGGIPGLGNLCTGEMIFQRVYHDSPSVINPEKIIPQPKTIEDGRELTLPEFYDTVSALDQVIPVDYYLPGCPPPPDLIMNAVNAVLTGQLPEKGAVLAPNIALCDTCPRRDSKPDKIVVKDIKRPWEIKIDPEQCFMVQGLFCYGPATRTGCGETCIRANMPCRGCFGPVDGVVDQGTKALAMFASILGVDEEGKMPDEDIRKLIDRFPDPAGTFYRFSLPTSLLKRKR from the coding sequence ATGGCTAAACCGAGGGTTGCCTTTTATTGGTGTGCTTCGTGCGGTGGCTGTGAAGAGGCGGTGGTTGACCTCAACGAAGATATTCTGCAGTTAGCCGATACGGTGGATATTGTCTTTTGGCCGGTGGCGCTGGATTTCAAGAAAAAGGACATTGAGGTGATGAAAGACGGTGGAATCACGGTAAGCTTCATAAACGGTGCGGTCAGGCTTAAAGAGCAGGAGGAAATGGTCAGGCTGCTGCGGCAGAAGTCGGATTTAGTGGTTGCTTTTGGCGCCTGCGCTCACCTGGGTGGTATTCCCGGTCTGGGTAATCTCTGTACCGGTGAGATGATCTTCCAGCGGGTCTACCACGATTCTCCCAGCGTGATCAATCCGGAGAAGATTATCCCTCAGCCGAAAACCATTGAGGATGGCAGGGAGCTCACTCTACCTGAGTTCTACGATACGGTCAGCGCTCTGGATCAGGTCATTCCGGTTGATTATTATCTTCCCGGTTGCCCTCCCCCGCCCGACTTGATTATGAATGCGGTGAATGCGGTTTTAACCGGCCAGCTGCCGGAGAAGGGTGCTGTGCTCGCTCCCAACATCGCTCTCTGTGATACCTGTCCCAGGAGGGACTCGAAACCGGATAAGATTGTAGTAAAAGACATTAAAAGACCATGGGAGATCAAGATTGACCCCGAGCAGTGCTTTATGGTACAGGGGCTGTTTTGCTACGGGCCGGCGACCCGTACCGGCTGTGGCGAGACCTGTATCAGGGCCAATATGCCGTGCCGCGGCTGTTTCGGTCCCGTCGATGGCGTGGTTGACCAGGGAACTAAAGCCCTGGCCATGTTTGCCTCTATTTTGGGGGTTGATGAAGAAGGGAAGATGCCGGATGAAGATATCCGGAAACTAATCGATAGGTTTCCCGACCCGGCTGGCACATTCTACAGATTCAGTCTGCCTACTTCACTTCTAAAAAGAAAGAGGTAG
- a CDS encoding Ni/Fe hydrogenase subunit alpha, with protein sequence MKKITIDPITRLEGHGKIEIFLDDQGGCERACLQVPELRGFEEFSVGRPAEEMPRITSMICGVCPTAHHMASAKALDDLFKVDPPPVAKKIRELMYNAFQAEDHILHFFFLGGPDFIVGPQAPAGERNILGVIARVGLETGGKVIRMRKGMRNILRIIGGKPGMPSCALPGGVSKGLSKDEQKTILEAGEYSVEFCKLAQGLFDDIVLKNKDYIDLVSGDVYSHKTYYMGMVDKNNKVNFYDGAIRVVDPGGKEFARFNGRDYLGHIAEHVEPWTYVRFSYLKTIGWQGFVDGEESGVFRVAPLARLNVSDGMATPLAQEAYERMFSVLGGKPVHSTLAFHWARLVEALYASERVVELARDPEILSPDIVNLPVQTPKEGVGVVEAPRGTLIHHYETDDRGILTRVNLIVATQNNAAAINMSVEKAAKSLIKDGKVPDGILNMIEMGFRAYDPCYACATHSLPGGMPLEVSIYGSDGKLKRSLKRG encoded by the coding sequence GTGAAGAAGATAACGATTGATCCGATAACTCGACTGGAAGGACACGGTAAGATAGAAATATTCCTTGATGATCAAGGCGGCTGTGAGCGGGCCTGTCTGCAGGTTCCCGAGCTTCGCGGTTTCGAGGAGTTCTCGGTGGGCAGGCCCGCTGAGGAGATGCCACGGATAACCTCTATGATCTGCGGTGTCTGTCCTACCGCTCACCACATGGCATCGGCCAAGGCCCTGGACGATTTGTTCAAGGTTGATCCTCCTCCCGTAGCGAAGAAGATAAGGGAGTTGATGTACAATGCCTTTCAGGCTGAGGATCACATATTGCACTTCTTCTTCCTGGGTGGTCCTGACTTTATTGTCGGTCCACAGGCGCCGGCCGGAGAGAGAAATATCCTGGGGGTCATTGCCCGGGTGGGGCTGGAGACCGGCGGTAAGGTTATTCGGATGCGCAAAGGAATGAGAAATATCTTAAGGATAATCGGTGGTAAGCCGGGTATGCCCTCCTGTGCGCTGCCCGGAGGGGTGTCCAAGGGCCTCAGTAAGGATGAGCAGAAGACAATCCTGGAGGCTGGGGAATATAGTGTGGAGTTTTGCAAACTTGCCCAGGGTCTTTTTGATGACATCGTACTGAAGAACAAGGACTACATCGATCTGGTTTCCGGCGATGTTTATTCGCATAAGACGTATTATATGGGAATGGTGGACAAGAATAATAAGGTAAACTTCTACGATGGCGCGATAAGAGTGGTTGACCCCGGCGGCAAGGAGTTCGCCAGGTTCAATGGCCGGGATTATCTTGGCCACATCGCTGAGCATGTCGAGCCCTGGACATACGTCCGCTTCTCCTACCTTAAGACGATAGGTTGGCAAGGATTTGTCGACGGCGAGGAGAGCGGTGTTTTCCGTGTTGCTCCCCTGGCCCGTCTGAATGTCTCCGATGGTATGGCCACGCCGCTGGCACAGGAAGCCTACGAGAGGATGTTCTCCGTACTGGGTGGAAAGCCGGTACACAGTACCCTGGCTTTCCACTGGGCCCGGCTGGTGGAAGCGCTATATGCCTCGGAGCGAGTGGTAGAGCTTGCCCGTGATCCGGAAATTCTTTCTCCTGATATTGTAAACCTGCCTGTCCAGACGCCTAAGGAAGGAGTGGGTGTTGTCGAAGCGCCAAGAGGAACCCTCATTCACCATTATGAGACGGATGACAGAGGGATTCTCACCAGGGTCAACCTGATTGTCGCCACACAGAATAATGCTGCGGCCATTAATATGTCGGTTGAAAAAGCAGCCAAATCCCTGATAAAGGACGGGAAGGTCCCCGATGGTATTCTCAATATGATCGAGATGGGTTTCCG
- the ychF gene encoding redox-regulated ATPase YchF, which translates to MSVDIGIIGLSKSGRTTVFNALTGGKVTTGSYTQEARSPHVGVAKVPDPRLKVLADMFHPKRVVPAEARYVDIGASVKELAKDKGIGGELLNQLGNVSTLFHVVRAFTDESVPHSEGSLDIDRDIATMDMELAFSDLVIIERRLKRIEESLKGAKATERQGLLREQELLIKINASLEKDVSIRELNLADEESKTIANYQFLTAKPLLIVVNIGEEQLPQATSLETELQERYSRTNCSIITLCGELEMELAQLEGDAAEELRAEFGIAKPGLERAIRLSYELLGLVSFLTVGPDEVRAWPIKDGTSALKAAGKIHSDIERGFIRAEVISYEEMIECGGLAEARKKGLLRLEGKNYTVRDGDIINFLFNV; encoded by the coding sequence ATGAGTGTTGACATCGGTATCATCGGACTTTCCAAGAGCGGCCGGACGACTGTTTTTAATGCCTTGACTGGAGGTAAGGTTACCACCGGAAGCTATACCCAGGAAGCCAGGTCTCCCCATGTCGGGGTGGCTAAGGTTCCCGATCCCCGCTTAAAGGTCCTTGCCGATATGTTCCATCCCAAGAGGGTGGTCCCCGCCGAAGCGAGGTATGTTGATATCGGGGCTTCCGTCAAGGAATTGGCTAAGGATAAGGGTATCGGTGGCGAGCTTTTGAACCAGCTCGGTAATGTTTCCACTCTGTTTCATGTCGTACGTGCCTTTACTGACGAAAGCGTTCCCCATAGTGAAGGCAGTCTGGATATCGACCGGGATATTGCCACCATGGACATGGAGCTTGCCTTCTCCGACCTGGTTATTATTGAACGAAGACTGAAGAGGATAGAGGAGTCCCTGAAAGGGGCTAAGGCCACCGAGCGTCAGGGGCTGCTCCGGGAGCAGGAATTACTGATCAAGATTAATGCCAGCCTGGAAAAGGATGTGTCCATCAGGGAGCTAAACCTGGCTGATGAAGAGAGCAAGACTATCGCCAACTACCAGTTTCTCACCGCCAAACCACTGCTTATCGTGGTTAATATCGGGGAAGAGCAGCTACCTCAAGCAACCTCTCTGGAAACAGAACTGCAGGAGCGCTACTCGAGAACCAATTGCAGCATTATTACCCTTTGCGGTGAGCTGGAGATGGAGCTGGCTCAATTGGAAGGGGATGCGGCTGAGGAACTCCGTGCTGAGTTCGGCATTGCCAAGCCCGGGCTGGAGCGTGCTATCAGGCTATCCTATGAGTTACTCGGGCTGGTCTCCTTTTTAACCGTGGGCCCGGATGAAGTCAGGGCCTGGCCGATTAAGGATGGCACCAGTGCCCTTAAGGCGGCCGGTAAAATCCACTCTGATATTGAGAGAGGCTTTATTCGTGCCGAGGTAATCAGCTATGAGGAAATGATAGAGTGCGGCGGCCTTGCCGAGGCCCGCAAGAAAGGGCTGCTTCGTCTGGAGGGGAAGAACTATACAGTCCGGGATGGTGATATCATTAACTTCCTGTTCAATGTTTAA
- a CDS encoding selenium metabolism-associated LysR family transcriptional regulator: MNLDYLKTYLEVIKLGSFSEVAKKLSISQPAVSFQIQKLEHDLGVRLLDRSQKAITVTEAGKRFLRFAEAVEEARDHLRHDLDQLREEVRGNLVAAASTIPGEFLLPQLLAEFRLLYPAAVSARLVVSDSLCVVTGVRDGTYEVGFCGIAPDVHDLEFFKIARDSIVLIVSPGHPFAERKEVSLADLEGEPFISREETSGTQRSLQTCLSRAGLDLRKWMPNLVLGTTQAVVSAVETGVGIAFVSNLAIKKSLALGLVKEVAVGGLRLNRDFFCVYRKERVTSRLLEKFIAFIQARALPL, from the coding sequence ATGAACCTGGATTATCTAAAGACCTACCTTGAGGTAATCAAACTGGGAAGTTTCTCAGAGGTGGCTAAGAAGCTCTCTATCAGTCAGCCGGCGGTATCCTTTCAGATACAAAAACTGGAGCATGACCTTGGTGTCCGTCTGCTTGACCGAAGTCAGAAGGCAATTACTGTGACCGAGGCGGGCAAGCGCTTCCTTCGCTTTGCAGAGGCTGTGGAGGAAGCGCGTGACCATCTCCGGCATGATCTCGACCAACTGCGTGAGGAAGTTAGGGGGAACCTGGTCGCTGCCGCCAGCACTATCCCGGGAGAGTTCCTGCTGCCGCAGCTCTTAGCCGAATTCAGGTTGCTGTACCCTGCTGCGGTAAGTGCCCGGTTGGTAGTTTCCGATTCCCTCTGTGTTGTTACCGGCGTGCGTGACGGCACCTACGAAGTAGGGTTCTGTGGTATTGCCCCGGACGTTCATGACCTGGAATTCTTCAAGATAGCACGGGATAGTATTGTTCTGATTGTCTCTCCGGGGCATCCCTTTGCGGAACGGAAAGAGGTGTCCCTGGCAGATCTGGAGGGAGAGCCATTCATTTCCCGCGAAGAGACTTCGGGAACTCAGCGGAGCCTGCAAACCTGCTTGTCTCGGGCGGGCTTGGATTTAAGGAAGTGGATGCCGAACCTTGTCCTGGGCACTACTCAGGCGGTGGTCTCGGCGGTGGAAACGGGGGTTGGGATTGCCTTCGTCTCCAACCTGGCAATCAAAAAGAGCCTTGCCCTCGGTCTGGTCAAAGAAGTCGCGGTTGGTGGTTTAAGGTTAAACCGCGACTTCTTCTGTGTCTATCGAAAGGAAAGGGTTACATCTCGACTGCTCGAGAAGTTTATCGCTTTTATTCAGGCAAGGGCATTACCGTTGTGA
- a CDS encoding Glu/Leu/Phe/Val dehydrogenase: MANINPFDIVRQQIDNCAGILNLDHDVTMMLKTPMRELHVSLPVRMDDGSVKVFQGFRVQYNDARGITKGGIRFHPDETIDTVRALAAWMTWKCSLLDLPLGGAKGGIICNPKEMSIGELERLSRAYVRSVFQFIGPEKDVPAPDVYTTPQIMAWMMDEYSVIAGKPQFGVITGKPLTIGGSPGRGDATARGGMYTIREAAQALGIDLSKATIAVHGYGNAGYHAARLCHEIFGAKTIAVCDSKGGVCCKTGIDPEAAFACKSKTSSVCNLPSMERISKEELLALDVDILIPAAIENVITDKNAPDIKAKIVAELANGPTTPEADDILFRKGVHVIPDFLCNAGGVTVSYFEMVQNFYMYSWEEAEVRERLDKKMTTAYHSVLETSRAHQINMRQAAYVLAVERVVEAMKLRGWV; this comes from the coding sequence ATGGCGAATATTAATCCTTTTGACATCGTAAGGCAACAGATAGACAATTGTGCCGGAATCTTAAATCTGGACCACGACGTAACCATGATGCTGAAGACTCCGATGAGGGAACTTCATGTGTCGCTGCCGGTACGGATGGATGACGGCTCGGTCAAGGTTTTCCAGGGTTTCAGGGTTCAATACAACGACGCTAGAGGCATCACCAAGGGCGGTATCAGATTCCATCCTGATGAAACCATCGATACCGTTCGAGCTCTAGCAGCCTGGATGACCTGGAAATGCTCCCTACTCGACTTGCCGCTGGGAGGAGCAAAAGGCGGTATCATCTGCAATCCCAAAGAAATGTCGATAGGTGAATTAGAGCGTTTAAGTCGGGCCTACGTACGTAGCGTATTCCAGTTTATCGGGCCGGAGAAAGACGTCCCTGCTCCTGATGTTTATACCACCCCGCAAATTATGGCCTGGATGATGGACGAGTATTCGGTTATAGCCGGGAAGCCACAATTTGGCGTTATTACCGGCAAGCCACTGACTATCGGCGGTTCTCCCGGGCGGGGGGACGCTACCGCTCGTGGTGGTATGTATACCATCCGTGAAGCCGCCCAGGCGCTGGGGATTGACCTGAGTAAAGCTACCATCGCCGTACATGGTTACGGAAATGCTGGATATCACGCAGCCCGACTATGCCACGAAATCTTTGGGGCCAAAACAATAGCGGTATGTGACAGCAAAGGCGGGGTATGCTGTAAAACTGGAATTGACCCGGAGGCAGCATTTGCCTGCAAATCGAAAACAAGCTCGGTCTGTAACCTGCCTAGTATGGAACGTATATCCAAGGAAGAACTACTGGCACTTGACGTGGATATACTTATCCCCGCCGCTATAGAAAATGTAATAACAGACAAGAATGCCCCCGATATCAAGGCCAAGATCGTTGCCGAACTGGCCAACGGTCCAACTACGCCGGAGGCCGATGATATTTTATTCCGTAAAGGCGTTCACGTCATACCTGATTTCCTGTGTAATGCGGGAGGGGTGACCGTTTCGTACTTCGAAATGGTACAGAACTTCTACATGTACTCCTGGGAAGAAGCCGAAGTCCGCGAGCGGCTGGACAAGAAAATGACCACGGCATATCATTCCGTACTGGAAACCAGCCGGGCACACCAGATAAATATGCGGCAGGCAGCATATGTCTTGGCTGTAGAGCGTGTCGTGGAAGCAATGAAGCTGCGCGGATGGGTCTAG